The following coding sequences lie in one Paenibacillus durus ATCC 35681 genomic window:
- a CDS encoding TetR family transcriptional regulator encodes MTNDLPLTKDMILDAAEQVLRRYGPDKTSVIDIAKYLEVSHGTLYRHFASKAALREAVTERWLDKSIAEPLQEIADKAEGSAAEQLRLWMETLIKKKRMHAMDDPEMFVMYADVTVRIGDMIAMHIHRLIEQIASIIERGMQAGEFKPDSADAIAKAVFMATESFHHPAHAQEWSSETIDEDFETVWCLILSGLK; translated from the coding sequence ATGACCAATGATCTGCCATTGACGAAAGACATGATTTTGGATGCCGCGGAACAGGTGCTGCGGCGTTATGGGCCGGATAAAACCTCCGTTATAGATATAGCCAAATACCTTGAAGTCAGTCACGGAACGCTATATCGGCATTTCGCGAGCAAAGCTGCTTTACGGGAGGCCGTTACGGAGAGATGGCTAGATAAAAGCATTGCCGAACCTCTGCAGGAGATTGCGGATAAGGCTGAGGGGAGCGCCGCTGAGCAATTGCGCTTGTGGATGGAGACGCTCATCAAGAAGAAGCGGATGCATGCTATGGATGATCCCGAGATGTTTGTCATGTACGCCGACGTTACGGTGAGAATAGGCGACATGATCGCGATGCACATCCATCGCCTGATCGAGCAGATTGCATCGATTATCGAACGCGGCATGCAGGCGGGCGAATTCAAACCGGATTCGGCAGATGCCATTGCAAAGGCTGTGTTCATGGCAACAGAAAGCTTTCATCATCCTGCCCATGCCCAGGAATGGTCGTCCGAAACGATCGACGAAGACTTCGAAACGGTATGGTGCTTGATTCTTTCCGGCCTTAAGTAA
- a CDS encoding DoxX family protein: protein MISIGLLLIRLFIGVAFIGHGAQKLFGWFGGYGPKGTGGWMESVGIKPGVAMAVLAGILELGGGLLFAAGLFTPVGAVMLILAMAGAMKVHLSNGFWATANGYEYPLTLLVVAAGVALAGPGSISLDHLLF from the coding sequence ATGATTAGTATAGGATTGCTGTTGATTCGTTTGTTTATCGGTGTTGCTTTTATCGGTCATGGAGCGCAGAAGCTGTTCGGCTGGTTCGGAGGCTACGGTCCGAAGGGAACAGGCGGATGGATGGAATCGGTCGGCATTAAGCCGGGCGTGGCGATGGCGGTGCTGGCCGGAATTCTTGAGCTTGGCGGCGGACTATTGTTCGCGGCGGGGCTGTTCACGCCGGTGGGGGCTGTGATGCTGATCCTGGCCATGGCCGGAGCGATGAAAGTGCATTTGTCTAATGGTTTCTGGGCCACTGCGAACGGTTATGAATATCCATTGACATTGCTTGTTGTGGCGGCGGGTGTCGCGCTGGCGGGCCCAGGCTCGATTTCACTGGATCATCTGTTGTTCTAA
- a CDS encoding ring-cleaving dioxygenase: MTLQTAGIHHITAFVQDAQRNADFYAGILGLRLVKKTVNFDAPEVYHLYFGNESGTPGTIITFFPSPIGRKGRIGSGMVGVTTYAVPVGSLGFWEERLNAYDIPYTNVHRIGETYLSLADYDGLRVELVEREEGPLSAWSFGGIPVEHAIKGFGGAVLYSINPASTEDTLVNTLGFERIAEGDGYVRFKSEGPYGNIIDIKTDPLPFGAGGSGTVHHIAWRAKDDAEQLEWREFVQTRGFHVTPVQDRNYFNAIYFREEGGILFEIATDPPGFANDEDPNHLGEKLMLPAWYEPHRAEIESNLAPFEVREIEVKEK, encoded by the coding sequence ATGACACTTCAAACTGCAGGGATTCACCATATTACAGCGTTCGTTCAGGACGCTCAGCGGAACGCGGATTTTTATGCAGGCATTCTTGGTTTGCGGCTCGTGAAAAAAACAGTCAATTTCGACGCGCCCGAGGTCTATCACCTGTACTTTGGCAACGAAAGCGGCACGCCGGGCACGATCATTACGTTCTTTCCTTCGCCTATAGGACGTAAGGGAAGAATCGGCAGCGGCATGGTCGGCGTGACGACCTATGCTGTACCCGTCGGCTCACTCGGATTCTGGGAAGAACGGTTGAACGCCTACGACATTCCCTATACCAATGTTCATCGCATCGGAGAGACCTATCTTTCCCTGGCTGATTACGACGGCCTGCGGGTCGAACTGGTGGAGCGTGAAGAAGGGCCTTTGAGCGCTTGGTCGTTCGGCGGAATTCCGGTAGAGCATGCCATTAAGGGATTCGGCGGAGCGGTGCTGTACAGCATCAATCCGGCGAGCACGGAAGATACGCTGGTTAACACGCTCGGATTTGAACGAATCGCCGAAGGAGACGGTTATGTGCGCTTCAAATCGGAAGGACCGTACGGCAATATTATCGATATCAAGACTGACCCGCTGCCTTTTGGCGCCGGGGGAAGCGGTACGGTGCATCATATCGCATGGCGCGCCAAAGACGATGCGGAGCAGCTGGAATGGAGAGAATTCGTACAGACCCGGGGCTTTCATGTGACTCCGGTGCAGGACCGGAATTACTTCAACGCCATCTACTTCCGTGAAGAGGGCGGTATCCTGTTCGAGATTGCGACTGATCCTCCTGGCTTTGCCAACGATGAGGACCCGAACCATCTGGGCGAAAAGCTGATGCTCCCTGCATGGTATGAGCCGCACCGGGCGGAGATTGAGAGCAACCTGGCTCCTTTTGAGGTGCGGGAAATTGAGGTGAAGGAAAAATGA
- a CDS encoding alpha/beta hydrolase, which yields MIHIFQQGSDSSKPTLVLFHGTGGNEHDMLPLAEMLSPGSSLLGIRGNVLENGMPRFFRRLSEGVFDEADLVARTHELKAFLDEAAAKYGFDPARLTAVGYSNGANIAGSLLLHYGNLFSSAVLLHPMVPLRGLTPQPLDGVSVFIGAGVNDPLVSVAETKELHELLASAGADVTVHWSNQGHRLSAAEAEAAKDWLDGQSFK from the coding sequence ATGATTCATATCTTCCAGCAAGGTTCCGATTCCTCCAAGCCGACGCTGGTGCTGTTCCACGGGACGGGCGGCAACGAGCATGATATGCTCCCGCTCGCCGAGATGCTGTCGCCGGGCTCGTCCCTGCTGGGTATCCGGGGCAACGTGCTGGAGAACGGGATGCCCCGTTTCTTCCGGCGTCTGTCGGAAGGTGTATTCGACGAAGCCGACCTGGTCGCTCGGACGCATGAGCTGAAAGCTTTTCTGGACGAGGCGGCGGCAAAATACGGCTTCGATCCCGCCCGGCTTACGGCCGTCGGCTATTCCAATGGAGCCAATATCGCGGGCAGTCTGCTGCTGCATTACGGGAACCTCTTTTCTTCCGCGGTGCTGCTGCATCCGATGGTTCCGCTGCGGGGGCTCACTCCCCAGCCGCTTGACGGCGTCTCCGTCTTCATCGGCGCAGGCGTTAACGATCCCCTAGTCTCAGTCGCGGAGACTAAGGAGCTTCACGAGCTGCTGGCAAGCGCGGGCGCTGACGTGACAGTGCACTGGAGCAACCAGGGACATCGGCTGAGCGCCGCCGAAGCGGAAGCGGCGAAGGACTGGCTGGACGGTCAAAGCTTTAAATGA